The Prunus dulcis chromosome 3, ALMONDv2, whole genome shotgun sequence genome segment TTACATGTAATTTTACATTAACTCACAATTTGCGGTGTTTTTGTATGCAGATCTTCACATCTTGGTCATCTATTATGATGTACTTGCAAAAATATCTTGTACAAAAGCTTGTGCATGTTCTAAAGTAAGTACTTGGtatcatttttattcttttgattttcaatGTGTTAAAGCAAACTGGAGGCTTTTATTTTAGACAAAATAAGCCCTTTTTAACTTTCCTGGATTCTCTACTGTTAAGTGGATCCTAAGGTGCTCAGTCTAGTGAACTTATTGTTATCtgtttaatttgtattttatgtAGAATGCATCGATATGttaaatgaaatattaatgATTGATCTTATTGCAGTAAGTAATATTTTTGGGAGTTCtattgattttgtttctcATACTTTAGAACGTGCACAAGATTTTGTACAAAATAAGCCCTTTTTAACTTTCAGAAAGATGATAAGAATATTCCTGTGACAAATTTCtggtttattaaaaaaaaaaaagaagccaatCTGGCTTAAATAGtatgtttcttttcttcttattttaagGATAACTTTTGGTATTGAGTTTTCTTTGGCCCAATTTATACGAATATCTAATGATTGTATTGCAATTTCCACCATAAGTTTGGAAATAAACTGTGAATACCGTTGCATTCAATTTGGTGGAATGTGAATGAACCGCTGCATGCAATAGTTTACATCCTCTGCATGCAATAGTTTAGTTCGGTCATTCTCTGAAATTGATCTTACAGGTTGTATGACCGTACCTATAATATGCACTGCATGTTACAAAGTGAAGGAGATGGGTGGTTTCTAAATGTCTATGTTTACATGCTACGACCATACTTACAATATTCACTGCATGTGGGCATCCATGTACTACTCTCTTTCTGTTCATATTCTCTTTTCTTatgatacatatatatatcttgtAGTGTTACTGTAAATTTGAGATATTATCCAAAAGATTACATCCAAGAATTTATGGCAGAGGGGATGTCATTCTTGCTGAGAAATGCACCTTTTGAGCAGCTTAAAAAAGGTATACCTtgccatattttattttttcagttttcgcattttgaatttgttgactAGGGGGAAACATTTTCTATACAAGTCCCCTTGAAGCATGCCTTATTTTGAATGTGTTTAGAACTTTTTATTTCTACACGACAATTATCATCTAGAtgcttgtttgtttttttccccatgTATTTTGTCAATGATGGATAATAATGTGTAGTTTCTAATTTGAGATGCACTACATCTGATGCAAGAGTGACCTTCTTTatgtccttttaaaaatattttaatccaATCACTTGTAGCTGAAGATATAGTTTTAGTTCAGATAACTATAAATTGTTGGCCACATGCCATATATACTAGTGTTAtgttcaattaattttttttcatggcAATTGAtaaattttcctcttcatgGAATTGGTGCAGGTGTCAAAAAGATCATGTTTGAAGTTGTGCAGAAATCAATACCTGTCAGAAAATATGGAGTCAGTGCTTTACTATATTTTGTCATGCGAGGGGCCTCATCAAGGTTCCATTCTAAAGCTGAGCAAGTGTTGCATTTATTGATGGACGACTTGATACTTGGTATTGGTGAAAACTTCAGCCAGGGTAAGGTTATTCAGTTGTTGAGTGCTTTTACATATAATTGTATTGTATTAAAATGACTACTTGTactaattcatatttaatcCGTGAAAATTGTATACCATCATTTAAGGTTCATCCGGTACTTATCCAAGAGCACTTGAATATGTTTGTGATTTTGGCTTGGCTTAAGTGTGAAGTGCAAATAGAATTTAAAGGTTTTGAAAGAACGATTGGTTGGTTTAAGAGAAAATTGGTAGTATTTCTAAATTATATGTATGTTCGTGTTTAccttttcatttgtttattttgttgaacAATTGCAACCATGCATTTTAGGAGTCCACAAATTGTATTAGATTTTGTGGTGAGATGTATGATCCTCCTCTAGTAGTtgataattttggattttcctGGATTCTCTACTGTTAAGTGGATTCAAAGGTGATCAGCCTATTGACCTTATTGTTATCtctttaatttgtattttatgtAGAATGCATCGTTATGttaaatgaaatattaatgATTGATCTTATTGCAGTAAGTAATATTTTTGGGAGTTctattgattttgtttgtctctgactctctctctctctctctctctctctctcaatgcTGCAGGTTCAGACACTGTTGTTGAAGTCTTAATTTCTGCATTACAAAGATTATGTGATGACTTGGACTCCAAGGAGTTGAACATAATGTTCAATTGCTTATATCAGGAAATAACTGACTGTATGATTAATGGAGGTGTTGAACGTTTAAGCTGCCTGTTGTCATTGCTTGTTTCTACTGTTCAAGTCAAGAATGGCCAAAGGGTTTCTGGTGAGTGATACagtgtttttgtttgctgACTCATTTATTTTACTATCAAGCATTCATTTCTTTAGTAATGATGTGTTTGTCTTTTCCTTGTGCTACCGACTGTAACATTTGACAGATTACCAACAAATGCTTGaaattgtgggtttgcttgTGCGAACATTTATCATGCCTTCTGGCATTACAATGGCAGAGGAACATTCATCTGATGTTGTGGATAAGGTTTTGCAGTTAATGCTCTGTATTCTTAGTGGACTGCACAGTTACAATGATATGTCAACCATATCTAGTTGTTCATTGCAATGGGCTCCTGTATTTGATCTAAAGAACTCAAGGTGCTGCCTTGAACGAAATCTTTGTGCTTCtgatgttttttgtttctgtctttcccccttttttgtttttttgttttttctctggATTAGTTTGTTTGACATAGTTGAGTCCTGCTGTTACAGCTTGTTAGGTTTTATTCGACAACTTTTACAAAAGGACGTTTGCATACTAGATATCTTCGCAGTTAACATTTTAAGGTAAGatcgatattttttttttactagagTGTTTCTGTATTATTATCTATTATGAGGCTTTTAACCtttttcaattgaatttcAGGGCCATGAATGATTTATTAGAAACTTCACAGGAAGatgtaatttatttgttaCTCACCTTCAATGAAAAACTACAAATGGAAACCCAAAGCTTGACCTTCTTAGATAGAACACGTGAAGGAGTTCCAAGGATTCAAGGTTTTATGCGTGGGGCTATCAGCAATTGGGTTGGGGTTTTAAAGGGTATTGTAAATGGGGATTCATCATCCACTTTAATTCATGAAGCTGACTTGGCCCTGCTGTGGGGAGTCATTAACTGCTTTCCACAAATAGCAGAATCCGAAGAAGATTTTTCGCTGTTGATGGATTTGATGGATGCAGATGATCAAATTCTGATGATTGAAGCTGGTACACTACCTcatcttttgtaatttaacCTATGGTTTCTTTGCTTGATAATTTTTTGATGCCATGTTGCTTTATGTTTAGAAAAACTTgtagacatatatatatacaacatTAACCTATGATTTCACCACATTTTAAAATCTGTAGCAGGATCTCTATTCTGGCGGTTAATTAGAATGCTTGCATTGTTATATGTATCagtgttttcttattttcacCACATTTTTTTTGTCTGAATGAATATGATATTTTGAACTGTTGGACTGGCTGAGTCAAATATGTTTTTGTAGTATTTATTGAAGGTTTTCAGATATGACTGGACCATTTTCTCGGgcttgactttttttttcatatggtACTCTTGCAGACAATATTGCAGGTTTTCCTAAACACACTTGGGAGAGCCTAATTGGTGCTACCTTAAATTCCTATTACAAACTTATTCGTGGTAAAAAATCTGAGCTTGACGAAACAAGCAGATTTTTGCATCTTGGAAATAGACACAAATCATGTCCACAAGTGTTGGTTGCTGTTGCTGATTTTTTGGATTCCGTGTATGGGTATGAATATTCGTGTAATGTAGATTTTCCCCCTTTTTAGAGTTAATTGTGTATAAAACCATGCGTTCACATAACCTCCTCCTATTTCAAATATTAGGCCTATTATGGAAGGAGACACCAAGTCTAGAACTTATCATCCAGAACTACAAGCAGATAAAGCCATAGATGCTTTGGACATATTTGCTGATAATTTGTGCCACTCAGACAGAGGGATTCGTGCTTCAACTCTTAGAATATTGTGTCACTATGAAACTCTAAATTGCAATATTTGCACAGAGGATGAGCCAGTTGCGAAGAAACTGAGAACTGAAGTTTCTCTTACTTGTCATGTGGATAACCAAGGCTTTAATGTATGCTTCTATTTCTTCATGTTATGCTTGTTAGAATTTAATATTCTATATACGAAATTCCATACTGATTTTGGTTCAAATATCAGGTTCTTCCACTCCTCCTCTCAATCGAGTCAACTCCGCTTTCAATTTCTACCAGTAGGAAAGTTACTCTATTGATTTCTAGAATACAGATGGGCCTCTCCACTGGAAGAATAGCTGAAGCTTATCTGCCCCTTGTTTTGAATGGGATGATTGGTATCTTCCATAACCGGTTTAGTTATCTTTGGAATCCTACATCAGAGTGCCTTGCAGTTCTGATTAGCCAAAATACTGGACTTGTATGGGAGAGATTACTTCATTATTTTGAACAATGCCTATCGAGATTTCAAGCGTCTTTTGATCAAGTTGAGGAAGTAAATTCTAAGTTGACCAACAAGTCAAGTGGTATGTCACAACTTGATTCTTTCTGTTATGTTGTATTAATCCACAATGAATAATTATCCTTTGGTCATTTTGTTAGGCTTCTTCCTGGGTTGGTTTTCACCTTTTTTTAAGGAAATTCTCTCTGTCTAGGATAAAAAACGGGAAGGTTATTTTGATACTAATAAGTGGGTTGTGTGATATTGATAAGAATCTACNNNNNNNNNNNNNNNNNNNNNNNNNNNNNNNNNNNNNNNNNNNNNNNNNNNN includes the following:
- the LOC117621608 gene encoding small subunit processome component 20 homolog codes for the protein MATPSQAQAVKSLNKSPGRRRFVFKSFSQRLEEVEVDVFRSLDKVKPEPQAGSTFFRDCLVEWRELNTAEDFIAFYEKMTPLVQTLPLVLLHKETIISELLSRLQMKARLSLEPILRLIAVLCRDLLEDFIPFLPRIADSLVSLLECGADREPEAIEQIFTSWSSIMMYLQKYLVQKLVHVLNVTVNLRYYPKDYIQEFMAEGMSFLLRNAPFEQLKKGVKKIMFEVVQKSIPVRKYGVSALLYFVMRGASSRFHSKAEQVLHLLMDDLILGIGENFSQGSDTVVEVLISALQRLCDDLDSKELNIMFNCLYQEITDCMINGGVERLSCLLSLLVSTVQVKNGQRVSDYQQMLEIVGLLVRTFIMPSGITMAEEHSSDVVDKVLQLMLCILSGLHSYNDMSTISSCSLQWAPVFDLKNSSLLGFIRQLLQKDVCILDIFAVNILRAMNDLLETSQEDVIYLLLTFNEKLQMETQSLTFLDRTREGVPRIQGFMRGAISNWVGVLKGIVNGDSSSTLIHEADLALLWGVINCFPQIAESEEDFSLLMDLMDADDQILMIEADNIAGFPKHTWESLIGATLNSYYKLIRGKKSELDETSRFLHLGNRHKSCPQVLVAVADFLDSVYGPIMEGDTKSRTYHPELQADKAIDALDIFADNLCHSDRGIRASTLRILCHYETLNCNICTEDEPVAKKLRTEVSLTCHVDNQGFNVLPLLLSIESTPLSISTSRKVTLLISRIQMGLSTGRIAEAYLPLVLNGMIGIFHNRFSYLWNPTSECLAVLISQNTGLVWERLLHYFEQCLSRFQASFDQVEEVNSKLTNKSSGMSQLDSFCYVVLIHNE